The Pirellulales bacterium genome contains a region encoding:
- a CDS encoding PAS domain S-box protein encodes MCSTDERETALEARAELAAIVKFSDDAIIGETLDGAITSWNRAAKRMYGYSAEEVLGHNVSLLFPPELIDRFGQIRVAVRQGEPCRNLDIDFVRKDGQWAR; translated from the coding sequence TTGTGTTCAACGGACGAGCGTGAAACGGCGCTGGAGGCCCGCGCCGAGCTGGCGGCCATCGTCAAGTTTTCGGACGACGCCATCATCGGCGAGACGCTGGATGGCGCGATTACCAGTTGGAACCGGGCCGCCAAAAGAATGTATGGCTACTCGGCTGAAGAAGTCTTGGGGCACAACGTCTCGCTGCTGTTTCCGCCAGAACTGATCGATCGATTCGGCCAGATTCGGGTGGCAGTTCGCCAGGGCGAGCCGTGTCGAAATCTCGATATCGATTTCGTGCGGAAAGACGGCCAATGGGCCAGGTGA